From Bifidobacterium sp. ESL0790, one genomic window encodes:
- a CDS encoding BspA family leucine-rich repeat surface protein yields the protein MTKSNPTVGPQDATCSQPGEHTWGTLTWNEHVDGNDCVLELESGQVPDHTGTNADPGVPWAGHSSVTKVAVDNGVSLGPTGGRYLFTHLTNLKAADVGNLDTSQATDLFAMFWNDSLLEIVTSISNWDTSSVTNMNSLFNMCVKLVRVDLSPHDGKWDTSAVTDMTNMFVGDAELISTGAPGLSIPAGATQTHMFDYCAKLVRCSQPGDHPWSTLTWNEHIEEDGSTVTCVLELKAGLVPDHTGTNAATTVPWTNDTSITKAKVDAGVSLGTTGGRYLFTQLTNLKTAEVGNLDTSQTTDLFAMFWNDTSLETVTGIENWDTHLVTNMNAMFHSCTKLTKVNLNHNGNQWDTDAVTDMTNMFWNDGELTSIGVPGLEIPSGATQTNMFYNCLKLVRCSQPGDHPWSTLTWNEHLEDDGNGGVVCVLELKSGRAPDHTGTNTSTTVPWTNDTSVTKAKVDAGVSLGATGGRYLFTHLTNLKTADVGDLDTSQANDLFAMFWNDSNLETVTGIENWDTHLVTNMNSLFNMCPKLTKVDLSRHGSQWDTDNVTDMTNMFVGDGELYSIGVPGLEIHNTTTQTHMFDYCVKLIHCGKAGDYVWGTTDPLHWKETMTGTFEDPQCILELEHGTIPDTGTAGDSPTSPIPWNDPGVSRLVVDPDTGQGPVKLTSGWGIFDGHFLPGLRTADVIHLDTSQSTLMGWMFHDQPLLTTIDGIQNWDTSHVTNMYKMFLNCPKLTNLNLKHDGDQWNTHNVTNMASMFNGASSLTNLDLSNWDTSALTNMTGIVTGDASLEILDMTGWDTSGITDMSNLFQNLPKLKTIRGIGGWDTSHVTNMNSMFQGDAALVGEATPGTDPHPTPNGRTLDLSAWNTSHVTDMRSMFKGCSSLESLDIHTWDMRTLGSYDEFTDDHGRHLLNQSQMIANCPHLYRVKVGPNIDFSYHEQFHGAYSCVPHQCIWYTNNAHASPVLQYGDGSDFASEPAEAIRDTPVYKNSSQSAWMYGASYRSNTNNMTLGRFPTPEWIYLITTHYSGACSDGEAMPTTVMCPTVSNPGYRLTGWKNGENGTYKPGSYVPYSVPGNTLTPVWSPLTPPGVSKATPHAGGSLTVGGGMPGGTLTGDTYTATPYAAASGGTAGASSTSATVTEVTASAPNDGSWTADYSDTTNPYPADTVGTGTSMWFTSKLTQADNTTSGESARKKLTVDTVAPGLQSHIGGRTASSGPGVQATIKGMVRTSGDSVAQPGNTVEAGDRITITWPDGTTSGAKADGSPLPKGSNGSIVSAADGSFAIDIPSGQALDGSEATVKVWDNADGDGTDPNHPAGIENKANMTSIGVKLTPPTVDKLPLTGHHWQHNGLIAFAVAVVLAITTGAYAQRKRQRH from the coding sequence TTGACTAAGTCGAACCCCACGGTCGGCCCGCAGGACGCGACCTGTTCGCAGCCGGGCGAGCACACCTGGGGCACCTTGACGTGGAACGAGCACGTCGACGGCAATGACTGCGTCTTGGAATTGGAATCAGGTCAGGTACCCGACCATACCGGCACGAACGCCGACCCGGGTGTCCCATGGGCCGGTCACTCGTCGGTGACCAAAGTCGCTGTAGACAATGGAGTGAGCCTAGGGCCGACGGGCGGCCGGTACCTGTTCACCCACCTGACCAATCTGAAGGCCGCCGACGTGGGCAACCTCGACACGAGCCAGGCGACGGATTTGTTCGCCATGTTCTGGAACGACAGCCTGCTGGAGATTGTAACCAGCATCAGCAACTGGGACACCTCGAGTGTCACGAACATGAACTCCCTGTTCAACATGTGCGTCAAACTGGTCAGGGTGGATCTGAGCCCGCACGACGGCAAATGGGACACCAGTGCCGTGACCGACATGACCAACATGTTCGTCGGCGACGCCGAACTCATCAGCACCGGCGCACCCGGCCTGTCCATTCCAGCCGGAGCCACCCAGACCCACATGTTCGACTATTGTGCCAAGCTCGTGCGCTGCTCCCAGCCAGGGGACCACCCATGGAGCACGCTTACTTGGAACGAGCATATCGAAGAAGACGGCAGCACCGTGACGTGCGTCCTAGAACTCAAAGCCGGGCTTGTGCCCGACCACACCGGCACGAACGCCGCCACGACGGTCCCCTGGACCAACGACACATCAATCACCAAAGCAAAGGTCGACGCGGGCGTAAGTCTGGGGACGACTGGCGGCCGGTACCTGTTCACCCAACTGACCAACCTAAAGACCGCGGAAGTGGGCAACCTCGACACGAGCCAAACGACAGACCTGTTCGCAATGTTCTGGAACGACACCAGTCTCGAGACGGTGACCGGCATCGAAAACTGGGACACTCACCTTGTAACCAACATGAACGCCATGTTCCACTCCTGCACCAAGCTCACCAAAGTCAACCTGAACCACAACGGCAACCAGTGGGACACGGACGCAGTGACCGACATGACCAATATGTTCTGGAACGACGGCGAGCTCACCTCAATCGGCGTGCCCGGCCTCGAGATTCCCAGCGGTGCCACTCAGACCAACATGTTCTACAACTGTCTGAAGCTCGTGCGATGCTCCCAACCCGGCGACCACCCGTGGAGCACGCTCACCTGGAACGAGCACCTCGAGGATGACGGCAACGGGGGCGTCGTCTGCGTCCTGGAACTCAAGTCCGGCCGGGCGCCCGACCACACGGGCACGAACACCTCCACGACCGTGCCCTGGACCAACGACACGTCGGTCACCAAGGCCAAAGTCGACGCTGGTGTAAGCCTCGGCGCCACCGGAGGCCGCTACCTGTTCACCCACCTGACCAATCTGAAAACCGCGGACGTGGGCGACCTCGACACGAGCCAGGCCAACGACCTGTTCGCCATGTTCTGGAACGACAGCAATCTGGAGACCGTTACCGGCATCGAGAACTGGGACACCCATCTTGTCACGAACATGAACTCCCTGTTCAACATGTGCCCCAAGCTCACCAAGGTTGACCTGAGCCGGCACGGCAGCCAGTGGGACACCGACAACGTGACGGACATGACCAACATGTTCGTCGGCGACGGGGAACTCTACAGCATCGGCGTGCCCGGCCTCGAAATCCACAACACCACCACCCAAACCCACATGTTCGACTACTGCGTCAAACTCATCCACTGCGGCAAGGCCGGCGACTACGTCTGGGGCACCACCGACCCCCTGCATTGGAAAGAAACCATGACCGGCACATTCGAGGATCCCCAGTGCATCCTCGAACTCGAACACGGCACCATCCCCGACACTGGTACCGCCGGCGACAGCCCAACTAGCCCCATCCCATGGAATGACCCCGGCGTCAGCCGGCTCGTTGTCGACCCTGACACCGGCCAAGGGCCCGTCAAGCTCACCAGCGGCTGGGGCATCTTCGACGGCCACTTCCTGCCCGGCCTCAGGACCGCCGACGTCATCCACCTGGACACCAGCCAATCCACCCTCATGGGCTGGATGTTCCACGACCAGCCCCTCCTCACCACCATCGATGGCATCCAGAACTGGGACACAAGCCACGTCACCAACATGTACAAGATGTTCCTCAACTGCCCCAAACTCACCAACCTCAACCTCAAACACGACGGCGATCAATGGAACACTCACAACGTCACCAACATGGCCAGTATGTTCAACGGAGCTTCCAGCCTCACCAACCTTGACCTCTCCAACTGGGACACCAGCGCACTGACCAACATGACCGGCATCGTCACCGGCGACGCCAGCCTCGAGATACTCGACATGACCGGCTGGGACACCTCCGGTATCACCGACATGAGCAACCTGTTCCAGAATCTGCCCAAGCTCAAGACCATCAGGGGAATCGGGGGCTGGGACACGTCGCATGTCACCAACATGAACTCCATGTTTCAGGGGGACGCGGCGCTGGTGGGTGAGGCTACACCGGGCACTGACCCGCACCCCACGCCCAACGGGCGCACCCTCGACCTCTCCGCGTGGAACACCAGCCACGTCACCGACATGCGCAGCATGTTCAAAGGATGCTCCTCGCTGGAATCCCTCGACATCCACACATGGGACATGCGCACGCTCGGCTCGTACGACGAGTTCACCGACGACCACGGACGCCACCTGCTCAACCAGTCGCAGATGATCGCCAACTGCCCCCACCTCTACCGTGTCAAGGTCGGCCCCAACATCGACTTCAGTTACCACGAACAGTTCCATGGCGCCTATTCATGTGTCCCGCACCAGTGCATCTGGTACACGAACAACGCCCATGCGTCGCCTGTACTCCAGTACGGAGACGGCTCCGACTTCGCCTCCGAACCCGCCGAAGCGATCAGGGATACGCCGGTCTACAAAAACTCCAGCCAATCGGCCTGGATGTACGGCGCCAGTTACAGAAGCAACACCAACAACATGACCCTCGGCCGCTTCCCCACCCCGGAGTGGATCTACCTGATCACCACCCACTACTCCGGCGCTTGCTCCGACGGGGAGGCCATGCCCACCACCGTCATGTGCCCCACCGTGAGTAACCCGGGCTACCGGCTCACCGGATGGAAGAACGGGGAGAACGGCACGTACAAGCCGGGCTCGTACGTGCCCTATAGTGTGCCGGGTAACACGCTGACACCCGTATGGAGCCCGCTCACCCCTCCAGGAGTCAGTAAGGCCACACCACACGCCGGCGGGAGCCTGACCGTGGGCGGGGGCATGCCCGGCGGCACCCTCACCGGCGACACATACACTGCCACACCATACGCGGCCGCTTCGGGAGGCACCGCGGGCGCCAGCTCCACCAGCGCCACCGTGACCGAAGTCACCGCCAGCGCACCAAATGACGGTTCATGGACCGCAGACTATTCGGACACCACCAACCCCTACCCCGCCGACACCGTCGGGACGGGAACCAGTATGTGGTTCACGTCCAAGCTCACCCAGGCCGACAACACGACCAGCGGCGAATCCGCCAGAAAGAAGCTCACCGTCGACACCGTCGCCCCCGGACTCCAATCACACATCGGCGGGCGCACCGCCTCCAGCGGCCCGGGCGTGCAGGCGACCATCAAGGGCATGGTCCGCACCAGCGGCGACAGCGTCGCCCAGCCGGGCAACACCGTCGAGGCCGGCGACCGCATCACCATCACCTGGCCCGACGGCACCACCAGCGGAGCCAAGGCTGACGGGTCACCACTGCCTAAGGGATCCAACGGCAGCATCGTCAGCGCGGCCGACGGGTCATTCGCCATCGACATCCCCAGCGGGCAGGCGCTTGACGGAAGTGAGGCGACCGTCAAGGTGTGGGACAACGCCGACGGCGACGGCACCGACCCCAACCACCCCGCCGGCATCGAGAACAAAGCCAACATGACTTCCATCGGAGTGAAGCTCACTCCGCCGACCGTCGACAAGCTCCCCCTCACCGGCCACCACTGGCAGCACAACGGTCTCATCGCCTTCGCTGTGGCCGTTGTGCTGGCCATCACCACCGGAGCCTATGCCCAACGCAAGCGCCAACGCCACTGA
- a CDS encoding DUF3418 domain-containing protein, with translation MKYHYPSELPVSAAHDEIQRAVRDSQVVIVSGQTGSGKTTQIPKMLLEMGRGTHGHQIVHTQPRRLAARTVAERLCDEMGVKLGDEIGFQVRFTDESSPKTRLRIVTDGILLAQIQRDPKLSRYDTIIIDEAHERSLNIDFLLGYLTALLPKRRDLKLIITSATIDSMKFQEHFEHALHTKVPVIEVSGRTYPVQVVYEPLGGMPALMRHVPGFADGSLPDANGEIPGMGGSGSGNGHADRADSQDMSRAVARACSELVIHSSHERGARDILVFASGERDIHEYEDALRHHFGPRAADMRRPDAIEIVPLYARLSSKEQHRVFEHHSHQRIVIATNVAETSLTVPGIRYVVDPGEARISRYSKTAKVQRLPIEAISQASADQRSGRCGRIADGIAIRLYSKDDYDARPRFTEPEILRTSLGAVVLHMLSVGVARTADDVTHFGFIDPPDTRSVSDGFNELTELKAIARKHGEVRLTHIGRQLSRIPIDVRLGRMIIEAAHKTMPNTLAAVVVIVAFLSLQDPRERPDEIRAEADRVHNRYADETSDFLTALNMWDHIFGAEEGKDGNHTGNAKLRKICKAEYFSFVRLRQWRDLVTQLNAMCRQMHFKVGFPKPISRPAPEILMLPVNQQAAHALCCSWDSQGIHTSMLSGLLSMMGMQVVREPKASDFSGLKGAAKARAMKRAKKQSKNEYQGARGTRFALFPASAVAKTTPPWVMSTDLTETSRLWARYSAAIDPAWAEPLAGSLTRVTYAEPHWSGSRGSAIASSKVLLYGLPIVQDRKVQWGRINPPEARDFLIRQGLVEGDIEQRFSYDGFVQDNLDILQSAVDDTNRTRQVSDSVSDEDLFDFYNAVIPQDVTSVADLGKWVKTIHDDQPHLLEFDPAKVERLQSHDSVDLRDYPDHWHTLGTDGTSIDLRLSYVYDPSDPVDGVTVHIPMKALSRLTPEQFTWNVPGLLDELILGYIKSLPKSLRVQFVPAPDTARTIRAAIDERYPDLPGSGSEGKPNLPPVDEATGITRWPDFAHVFTYAAITSVNATIHPEDFNNDQLAKLSPYLRVTFSVEEPLPPAAGKRHRGGKNSNDSKQKHAKTDNSKQTIIDDATFRERRHGGKRRYKVLGTGKSLIELQRRFARQAQASARKTVERQANKAKSQGKVVAQANLLNKAGATTLSRAEMLWQAAFDKLKLPEDRISSRWLGGEALMLASAPYKSTKLLVDDLELAAVKRLLPHIDRAADDTALAEAISGAQQPFEDTVYTVAHDVITILKRYAEVDKVVGGKADLTMLAVLQSVREHIATLVHPGFIGETPPEALPNIERYLHADAMRLEKAKTDKNRDVRWAWEADEAKELVTHAQAKLKAEPAGPRREEYAKKVEQARWMLEEFYVSLWAQELGTKSPASLKRLRKLLA, from the coding sequence ATGAAATACCATTATCCTTCAGAGCTTCCGGTCAGCGCGGCGCATGACGAGATCCAGCGCGCCGTTCGCGATTCGCAGGTCGTCATCGTCTCCGGCCAGACCGGCTCCGGCAAGACCACGCAGATCCCGAAGATGCTGCTCGAGATGGGCCGCGGCACCCACGGCCACCAGATCGTGCACACCCAGCCACGCCGCCTCGCCGCACGCACCGTGGCCGAGCGCCTGTGCGACGAGATGGGTGTCAAGCTCGGCGACGAGATCGGCTTCCAAGTCCGCTTCACCGATGAGAGCTCGCCCAAGACGCGCCTGCGCATCGTCACCGACGGCATCCTGCTCGCCCAGATTCAGCGCGACCCCAAGCTTTCACGCTACGACACCATCATCATCGACGAGGCGCACGAGCGCAGCCTCAACATCGATTTCCTGCTCGGCTATCTGACGGCCCTGCTGCCCAAGCGCCGCGACCTGAAGCTCATCATCACATCGGCCACGATCGACTCGATGAAGTTCCAAGAGCATTTCGAGCACGCGCTGCACACCAAGGTGCCCGTCATCGAGGTCTCCGGGCGCACCTACCCGGTGCAGGTGGTCTATGAGCCGCTGGGCGGTATGCCCGCGCTGATGCGCCACGTCCCCGGGTTCGCCGACGGGTCGCTGCCCGACGCCAACGGCGAGATTCCGGGCATGGGTGGCTCCGGCTCCGGCAACGGCCACGCCGACCGCGCCGACAGCCAAGACATGTCCCGCGCCGTGGCCCGCGCCTGCTCCGAGCTCGTCATTCATTCCAGCCACGAACGCGGCGCCCGCGACATCCTGGTCTTCGCCTCCGGTGAGCGCGACATCCACGAATACGAGGACGCCCTGCGCCACCACTTTGGCCCCCGCGCCGCCGACATGCGCCGCCCGGACGCCATCGAGATCGTGCCGCTTTACGCCCGTCTCTCCTCCAAGGAGCAGCATCGCGTCTTCGAGCACCATTCGCACCAGCGCATCGTCATCGCCACCAACGTGGCCGAGACGTCGCTGACGGTGCCGGGCATCCGCTATGTGGTCGACCCCGGCGAGGCCCGCATCTCGCGCTATTCCAAAACCGCCAAGGTGCAGCGCCTACCCATCGAGGCCATCAGCCAGGCCAGCGCCGACCAGCGCAGCGGCCGCTGCGGCCGTATCGCCGACGGCATCGCCATCCGCCTCTATTCCAAGGACGACTACGACGCGCGCCCGCGCTTCACCGAGCCCGAGATCCTGCGCACCTCGCTGGGCGCGGTGGTGCTGCACATGCTTTCGGTCGGCGTGGCCCGCACCGCCGACGATGTCACCCACTTCGGCTTCATCGACCCGCCCGACACCCGTTCGGTCTCCGACGGCTTCAACGAGCTGACCGAGCTCAAGGCCATCGCGCGCAAGCACGGCGAGGTGCGCCTGACCCACATCGGCCGCCAGCTCTCGCGCATCCCCATCGATGTGCGCCTGGGCCGCATGATCATCGAGGCCGCGCACAAGACCATGCCCAACACGCTGGCCGCCGTGGTGGTCATCGTCGCGTTCCTGAGCCTGCAGGACCCGCGCGAGCGCCCCGACGAGATTCGCGCCGAGGCCGACCGCGTCCACAACCGCTACGCCGACGAGACCAGCGACTTCCTCACCGCCCTCAACATGTGGGACCACATCTTCGGCGCCGAGGAGGGCAAGGACGGTAACCACACCGGCAACGCCAAGCTGCGCAAGATCTGCAAGGCCGAGTATTTCAGCTTCGTGCGTCTGCGCCAGTGGCGCGATCTGGTCACCCAACTCAACGCGATGTGCCGGCAGATGCACTTCAAGGTCGGCTTCCCCAAGCCGATCTCGCGCCCGGCACCGGAGATCCTCATGCTGCCGGTCAACCAGCAGGCGGCGCACGCGCTGTGCTGCTCCTGGGATTCGCAGGGCATCCATACCTCCATGCTCTCCGGCCTGCTCTCGATGATGGGCATGCAGGTGGTGCGCGAGCCGAAGGCCTCGGACTTCTCCGGGCTCAAGGGCGCGGCCAAAGCCCGAGCGATGAAACGGGCCAAGAAGCAGTCGAAGAACGAGTACCAGGGCGCGCGCGGCACCAGGTTCGCGCTCTTCCCGGCATCCGCGGTGGCCAAGACGACCCCGCCGTGGGTCATGTCGACCGACCTGACGGAGACCTCTCGCCTGTGGGCGCGTTATTCTGCCGCCATCGATCCAGCGTGGGCCGAGCCGTTGGCGGGCAGCCTCACGCGCGTCACGTACGCCGAGCCGCATTGGTCGGGCTCACGCGGCAGCGCCATCGCCAGCTCGAAGGTGTTGCTCTACGGCTTGCCGATTGTGCAGGACCGCAAGGTGCAATGGGGGCGCATCAATCCGCCCGAGGCACGCGACTTCCTCATCCGCCAAGGCCTGGTGGAAGGCGACATCGAGCAGCGCTTCTCCTATGACGGCTTCGTGCAGGATAATCTGGACATCCTGCAGAGCGCGGTCGACGACACGAACCGCACGCGCCAGGTCTCCGATTCGGTGAGCGACGAGGATCTTTTCGACTTCTATAACGCGGTCATTCCCCAGGACGTCACCAGCGTGGCCGACCTCGGCAAGTGGGTGAAGACCATCCACGACGACCAGCCGCATCTGCTCGAGTTCGACCCCGCCAAGGTCGAACGTCTGCAATCGCACGATTCCGTGGATCTGCGCGACTATCCCGACCACTGGCACACGCTGGGCACCGATGGCACGTCCATCGACCTGCGGCTGAGCTATGTCTACGACCCGAGCGACCCGGTGGACGGCGTCACCGTTCATATCCCCATGAAGGCATTGTCGCGACTGACCCCCGAGCAGTTCACCTGGAATGTGCCAGGTCTGCTGGACGAATTAATCCTGGGCTATATCAAGTCGCTGCCCAAGTCGCTGCGCGTGCAGTTCGTGCCCGCCCCCGACACGGCCCGCACCATCCGCGCCGCCATCGACGAACGCTACCCCGACCTGCCCGGTTCGGGCTCCGAGGGCAAACCGAACCTGCCACCTGTCGACGAGGCGACCGGCATCACCCGCTGGCCGGATTTCGCGCACGTCTTCACCTACGCCGCCATCACCAGCGTCAACGCCACCATCCACCCCGAGGACTTCAACAACGACCAGCTCGCCAAGCTCTCGCCATATTTGCGCGTCACGTTCAGTGTCGAGGAGCCGCTTCCTCCGGCTGCCGGAAAAAGGCATCGTGGCGGTAAAAACAGCAATGACAGCAAACAGAAACACGCCAAAACCGACAATTCCAAACAGACCATCATCGACGACGCCACCTTCCGCGAGCGCCGTCACGGTGGCAAGCGCCGCTACAAGGTGCTCGGCACCGGCAAGTCGCTAATCGAGCTGCAACGCAGGTTCGCCCGCCAAGCGCAGGCGAGCGCCCGCAAGACCGTGGAGCGCCAGGCCAACAAGGCCAAATCGCAGGGCAAGGTGGTGGCCCAGGCCAACCTGCTCAACAAGGCGGGCGCCACCACGCTCTCCCGCGCCGAGATGCTGTGGCAGGCCGCGTTCGACAAACTCAAGCTGCCCGAGGACCGCATCTCGTCGCGCTGGCTTGGCGGCGAGGCGCTGATGCTCGCCAGCGCGCCCTACAAGTCCACCAAGCTGCTGGTCGACGACCTCGAGCTCGCGGCGGTCAAGCGTTTGCTCCCCCATATCGACAGGGCGGCGGACGACACGGCCCTGGCCGAGGCGATCAGCGGCGCGCAGCAGCCTTTCGAGGACACGGTCTACACGGTGGCGCACGACGTCATCACCATCCTCAAACGCTACGCCGAGGTCGACAAGGTGGTGGGCGGCAAGGCGGATCTGACGATGCTGGCGGTGCTGCAATCGGTGCGCGAGCATATCGCCACGCTCGTCCATCCCGGGTTTATCGGCGAGACCCCACCGGAGGCGCTGCCCAATATCGAGCGTTACTTGCACGCCGATGCGATGCGCCTGGAGAAGGCCAAAACCGACAAGAACCGTGACGTCCGCTGGGCGTGGGAGGCCGACGAAGCCAAGGAACTGGTCACCCACGCTCAAGCCAAACTCAAGGCCGAGCCGGCCGGTCCGCGCCGCGAGGAGTATGCCAAGAAGGTCGAACAGGCCCGTTGGATGCTCGAGGAGTTCTACGTCTCGCTGTGGGCGCAGGAGCTCGGCACCAAGTCCCCCGCCAGCCTCAAGCGCCTGCGCAAGCTGCTCGCGTAA